A genome region from Thermococcus onnurineus NA1 includes the following:
- the nurA gene encoding DNA double-strand break repair nuclease NurA: MYRLIDRASVDRIKAMLQRSYVEAQSKLKDIEWRELPEERVNSRVYAVDGSQGKQRLSGTIFYAVSSYAFGNGPAYRLVYTNAMLYNQGISDQIIRLQMETLENKLGYLAAKIGNVDYVMMDGTLTGSLTRPPVYPESVKGITTIRGALEEEGLEDLVKKFIEMLDEHYSELKEGLEDGGKINGRVILADERLDDFEEFYKAMEGFPVRDLAATLPNRGVRISGKTLDAYLKGEKSAEEIFREILNEYGEEKKLSLDDARNAVHVVLGYLEYLYSLEKLLKKNLVYIAKSFYNRKITQKLGIDIVDVPYLDAYLRSRFGEERAGYYVITQGGKAISHRMPKVLRKHFPTVEHYIENGVAMAYIRTMKGGVIYLLQSNREINDELLSEILWHESNGYFRPLQRAHEGVKIEKKAFEAELAALLNIIKRESPELRVFLKYGRSPLE; the protein is encoded by the coding sequence GTGTATAGGCTCATAGACAGGGCGAGCGTCGACAGGATAAAGGCGATGCTCCAGAGGAGCTACGTGGAGGCACAGAGCAAGTTGAAGGATATAGAGTGGCGTGAGCTTCCAGAGGAGCGGGTCAATAGCAGGGTTTATGCCGTCGACGGAAGCCAGGGAAAGCAGAGGCTCAGCGGGACGATATTCTACGCCGTTTCTTCTTATGCATTCGGAAACGGTCCGGCATACAGACTCGTCTATACCAACGCGATGCTATACAACCAGGGCATATCGGACCAGATTATCCGCCTCCAGATGGAAACCCTTGAGAACAAGCTCGGCTACCTCGCGGCGAAGATTGGAAACGTTGACTACGTCATGATGGACGGTACGCTTACCGGCTCGCTCACGAGGCCTCCGGTTTATCCGGAGAGTGTGAAGGGGATAACTACGATAAGGGGCGCTCTCGAGGAGGAAGGCCTCGAAGACCTCGTGAAGAAGTTCATAGAGATGCTTGACGAGCACTATTCGGAGCTCAAAGAGGGGCTGGAGGACGGCGGGAAAATCAACGGGAGAGTGATTCTCGCCGATGAGAGGCTTGATGACTTTGAGGAGTTCTACAAGGCGATGGAGGGATTTCCGGTTAGAGACCTAGCGGCAACCCTGCCTAACAGAGGGGTCAGAATATCCGGAAAGACCCTCGATGCATACCTCAAGGGTGAGAAGAGCGCCGAAGAAATATTCCGGGAGATTCTGAATGAGTACGGAGAGGAGAAAAAGCTGTCCCTCGACGATGCACGGAACGCCGTCCACGTCGTCCTCGGATACCTTGAGTACCTCTACTCCCTCGAGAAGCTGCTCAAGAAGAATCTCGTCTACATCGCCAAGAGCTTCTATAACAGGAAAATAACTCAAAAGCTCGGCATAGACATCGTGGACGTCCCCTATCTCGACGCCTACCTCAGGAGCCGCTTTGGAGAGGAGCGGGCAGGATACTACGTCATAACGCAGGGAGGAAAGGCGATAAGCCACAGGATGCCAAAGGTTCTGAGGAAGCACTTCCCCACCGTCGAGCACTACATCGAGAACGGTGTGGCAATGGCCTACATCAGAACCATGAAGGGCGGCGTTATATACCTGCTCCAGAGCAACAGGGAAATTAACGATGAGCTTTTGAGCGAAATCCTCTGGCACGAGAGCAACGGCTACTTCAGACCCCTTCAGAGAGCGCATGAAGGAGTAAAGATAGAGAAGAAGGCCTTCGAGGCCGAGCTCGCGGCCCTGCTCAACATAATAAAGAGGGAATCGCCCGAGCTGAGGGTCTTCCTGAAGTACGGAAGGAGCCCGCTGGAGTGA
- a CDS encoding FecCD family ABC transporter permease → MKKWLPALITLSIIACFLGVYIGSVNVSPSDVTGSIYYGIKSVLARLFPSIETGEEPKYFIIIWKLRLPRVLLAYLVGMSLASAGVASQALFKNPLADPYIIGVSAGAGIGAALAAIYAPAHMGAFALVFAIISVFVVYSVSKVDGHIPVDTLLLAGIAYGFLASAITWYLVISQGEKAHVTWMWLMGTFNGSDWDDVGEMFIIALFGVGFLLSRWRELNLILFGEESIALGLDVHLYRKLFIGVIALLTAFAVSTAGIIGFVGLVSPHIVRLILGPNHRELTPASALFGGVLLVMADLLARTVAKPTELPVGIITALMGAPFFLYLLMKHKKGELYS, encoded by the coding sequence ATGAAGAAGTGGCTCCCCGCGCTGATAACCCTCTCCATTATCGCCTGCTTCCTGGGCGTTTACATCGGCTCTGTAAACGTGAGTCCTTCCGACGTCACTGGGAGCATATATTACGGGATAAAATCTGTCCTCGCACGATTATTCCCTTCGATTGAGACGGGAGAGGAGCCAAAGTACTTCATCATCATCTGGAAGCTCCGCCTGCCCAGGGTTCTGCTGGCTTACCTCGTCGGGATGAGCCTGGCCTCGGCTGGAGTCGCTTCTCAGGCACTTTTCAAGAACCCGCTAGCTGACCCGTACATAATAGGCGTAAGTGCTGGTGCCGGAATAGGGGCCGCGCTTGCCGCCATATACGCACCTGCGCATATGGGAGCTTTTGCACTGGTTTTTGCTATCATCTCTGTCTTCGTCGTTTATTCTGTTTCCAAAGTTGACGGTCACATCCCGGTCGATACGCTTCTCCTGGCTGGCATAGCTTACGGCTTCTTAGCGAGTGCGATAACATGGTACCTCGTCATAAGTCAGGGGGAAAAGGCCCACGTGACGTGGATGTGGCTCATGGGGACCTTCAATGGCTCTGACTGGGACGACGTGGGAGAGATGTTCATCATCGCCTTGTTTGGGGTTGGATTTCTCCTCTCGAGGTGGCGCGAGCTGAATCTAATACTCTTCGGCGAGGAAAGCATAGCGCTCGGTCTGGACGTGCACCTTTACAGAAAGCTGTTCATTGGAGTTATAGCACTTCTAACTGCCTTTGCCGTCTCCACTGCCGGAATAATCGGCTTCGTCGGCCTCGTCAGCCCCCACATAGTACGTCTCATTCTCGGCCCCAACCACAGGGAACTCACTCCGGCGTCGGCGCTCTTCGGTGGGGTCCTCCTGGTGATGGCTGACCTTCTCGCGAGAACCGTGGCGAAGCCAACCGAGCTTCCGGTGGGAATAATCACCGCCCTGATGGGGGCACCATTCTTCCTCTACCTCCTGATGAAGCACAAGAAGGGGGAGCTGTACTCATGA
- a CDS encoding ABC transporter ATP-binding protein: protein MDVSVSFSYGERQILKRVEFSADKGELLAIIGPNGAGKSTLLKSLVGILKPIGHVKLNGIDVLSLKPKERAKLITYVPQSSYPEFTFTIEEFVELGTYATRGDVKGALKKVGLWGRRKEQITNLSGGEYQLALIARALAQGSDVILLDEPTSHLDINHALQVMELLRELSNEKIVIAVLHDLNLALRYADRLILLHRGEKRWEGRPEELSPRVLGEVYGVKAKIVEVSGHRIVLPELAKV from the coding sequence ATGGATGTGAGCGTTTCCTTCTCCTACGGCGAGAGGCAGATACTGAAGAGGGTCGAGTTTAGTGCAGATAAGGGCGAGCTGCTCGCGATAATCGGTCCCAACGGGGCGGGAAAATCAACGCTCCTGAAGTCCCTGGTGGGAATACTCAAGCCCATCGGCCACGTAAAGCTCAACGGGATTGACGTCCTCTCCCTCAAGCCCAAGGAAAGAGCGAAGCTGATAACCTACGTGCCGCAGAGCTCCTATCCGGAGTTTACCTTCACGATAGAGGAGTTCGTCGAACTCGGAACCTACGCAACCAGGGGCGACGTCAAGGGAGCTTTGAAGAAGGTGGGCCTGTGGGGACGCAGAAAGGAGCAGATAACTAACCTAAGCGGTGGTGAGTACCAGCTCGCCTTGATAGCGAGGGCCCTAGCTCAGGGCAGCGACGTCATCCTCCTCGACGAACCGACTTCCCACCTCGATATCAATCATGCACTCCAGGTAATGGAACTGCTCCGCGAGCTTAGCAATGAGAAAATTGTGATAGCGGTTCTCCACGACCTGAATTTAGCGCTCCGCTACGCGGACAGACTGATTCTCCTCCACAGAGGAGAGAAGCGCTGGGAGGGAAGGCCCGAAGAGCTGAGCCCGAGAGTTCTGGGGGAAGTTTACGGCGTGAAAGCCAAAATAGTCGAGGTAAGCGGCCACAGGATAGTTCTTCCTGAGCTCGCAAAAGTTTAA
- the psmB gene encoding archaeal proteasome endopeptidase complex subunit beta — translation METKKTGTTTVGIKAKDGIVLAADTQASLGHMVETLNIRKIIPITDRIAITTAGSVGDVQALARMLEAEARYYQFTWGKPMSTKAMANLLSNILNGNKWFPYLVQIILGGYVEEPTLANLDPLGGLIFDDYTATGSGSPFAIAVLEDGYKKDMSIEEAKELAVRAVRTAGKRDVYTGSRKIQIVAITKEGITEEFVEFND, via the coding sequence ATGGAAACGAAGAAGACCGGCACCACCACTGTGGGAATAAAGGCCAAGGACGGTATCGTCCTCGCGGCCGATACTCAGGCCTCGCTCGGCCACATGGTCGAAACGCTCAACATCAGGAAGATAATCCCGATCACCGACAGGATAGCCATAACAACCGCCGGGAGCGTCGGCGACGTTCAGGCCTTGGCGAGAATGCTCGAGGCAGAGGCACGCTATTACCAGTTCACGTGGGGCAAACCAATGAGCACGAAGGCAATGGCCAACCTGCTTAGCAACATCCTCAACGGGAACAAATGGTTCCCATACCTGGTTCAGATAATCCTCGGCGGCTACGTTGAGGAACCAACTTTAGCCAACCTCGACCCACTTGGCGGACTGATATTCGACGACTATACGGCAACGGGTTCAGGAAGCCCCTTCGCGATAGCCGTCCTCGAAGACGGCTACAAAAAGGACATGAGCATTGAAGAAGCCAAGGAGCTTGCCGTTAGAGCGGTAAGAACCGCCGGAAAGAGGGACGTTTACACGGGAAGCAGGAAAATCCAGATCGTTGCCATAACAAAGGAAGGCATAACGGAGGAGTTCGTCGAGTTCAATGATTGA
- the thrC gene encoding threonine synthase, which produces MKCPMCGKEYTEPIQRCECGEPVEFELFHGEPYIAKSVWERFYDFWPVEPNLELSLGEGDTPLIRSRLGKELGVKLYLKNETANPTWSFKDRGTFLAMSYAVKVGYKAVGTVSTGNMAASVAAYAARAGLKAKILVSGSASDEKLKAVSIYGADVIRVMGDYGRLYFESLELGEELGIYFMNSDNPFRVEGYKSIAFEIAEELTPDYVLIPTSSGGLFRGIAKGFLELFASGLIDKIPTLIAVQAEGCSPICRAFSEGKGRIERFETPRTIAHAIENPYPPSGNVVLKLLRELGGKCVTVSDEEILEAQKRLAEEGFFVQPSSATGIAALKKLNIPEEAKVVSILTGSGLKTISQIEGRSVRECELEKLEGCLKSDS; this is translated from the coding sequence ATGAAGTGCCCAATGTGTGGGAAGGAGTACACCGAACCCATTCAGAGGTGTGAGTGCGGCGAGCCCGTTGAGTTCGAGCTCTTCCATGGCGAGCCGTACATAGCAAAGAGTGTCTGGGAGCGCTTTTACGACTTCTGGCCGGTCGAGCCAAACCTCGAGCTGAGCCTCGGTGAGGGGGACACTCCACTGATTAGGTCAAGGCTCGGCAAAGAGCTCGGCGTAAAGCTCTACCTCAAGAACGAGACAGCCAATCCAACGTGGAGCTTCAAGGACAGGGGGACATTTTTGGCGATGAGCTACGCGGTTAAGGTCGGCTACAAAGCCGTTGGGACTGTATCGACCGGCAACATGGCGGCGAGCGTTGCAGCCTACGCCGCAAGAGCGGGCCTGAAAGCCAAGATACTCGTCTCAGGGAGCGCGAGCGATGAGAAGCTCAAGGCCGTATCCATCTACGGAGCCGACGTGATAAGAGTAATGGGCGACTACGGAAGGCTCTACTTCGAGAGTCTGGAACTCGGAGAAGAGCTCGGCATCTATTTCATGAACTCGGACAACCCCTTCAGAGTGGAGGGGTATAAGAGCATCGCCTTCGAAATCGCCGAGGAGCTAACGCCCGACTACGTTCTGATTCCGACCTCATCTGGCGGACTTTTCAGAGGAATAGCAAAGGGCTTTCTCGAGCTCTTCGCGAGCGGGCTGATTGACAAGATCCCAACGCTCATAGCGGTTCAAGCAGAGGGCTGCTCGCCTATATGCAGGGCTTTCTCTGAAGGGAAAGGGAGGATAGAGCGCTTTGAGACTCCACGGACGATAGCCCATGCCATAGAGAATCCTTATCCCCCAAGCGGGAACGTCGTCCTTAAGCTCCTCCGTGAGCTGGGCGGAAAGTGCGTGACTGTTAGCGACGAAGAGATTTTAGAGGCACAAAAGAGACTCGCCGAAGAAGGCTTCTTCGTCCAGCCCTCAAGCGCGACAGGAATAGCCGCCCTCAAAAAGCTCAACATCCCCGAGGAAGCGAAAGTTGTCTCAATCCTCACCGGTTCCGGCCTGAAAACCATTTCCCAGATAGAAGGGAGAAGCGTTAGGGAGTGCGAGCTTGAAAAGCTTGAGGGATGTCTCAAAAGCGATTCATAA
- a CDS encoding DODA-type extradiol aromatic ring-opening family dioxygenase, whose translation MLSGVAMMPHGNDVLDPKDKKTKKLAETLKEIGRTFSGAEAYVLVSPHNVRMSDHLGIIMTEHLVSWLGFAGVELPGEYDTDRELAGRIYEKAKAKGIPVVDINFAALSGEYSRFPLTWGELIPLHFLEKRPLVLVTPARKVPRETLVRFGEVLAEVLEDYEKKVALIISADHGHAHDPNGPYGYAPESKEYDELIMGLIREDRLEELLNIDDELIRKALPDSYWQLLIMLGSLRKVPMELKITAYACPSYFGMGAALYVRP comes from the coding sequence ATGCTCAGCGGAGTCGCCATGATGCCCCACGGCAACGACGTTCTTGACCCGAAGGATAAAAAGACGAAAAAGCTCGCCGAGACGCTGAAGGAAATCGGAAGGACATTCTCTGGAGCGGAAGCTTACGTTCTGGTCAGCCCGCACAACGTCAGAATGAGCGACCATCTCGGCATTATAATGACCGAACACCTCGTTTCGTGGCTCGGTTTTGCGGGCGTTGAGCTTCCAGGAGAATACGACACTGACCGCGAGTTGGCGGGAAGGATCTACGAGAAGGCTAAAGCCAAAGGCATTCCGGTGGTTGACATCAACTTCGCTGCCCTGAGCGGCGAGTATTCCCGCTTCCCGCTGACGTGGGGAGAACTAATACCACTCCACTTTCTCGAAAAGAGGCCGCTTGTCCTCGTAACGCCGGCGAGGAAAGTGCCGAGGGAAACCCTAGTCCGCTTCGGCGAGGTTCTTGCCGAGGTTCTCGAAGACTACGAGAAGAAGGTCGCCCTTATAATCAGCGCCGACCATGGGCACGCTCACGATCCAAACGGCCCCTATGGATACGCCCCCGAATCGAAGGAGTATGACGAACTCATTATGGGGCTCATTCGCGAGGACAGACTGGAAGAGCTTCTGAACATCGACGATGAGCTCATAAGAAAGGCCCTGCCCGACAGCTACTGGCAGCTGTTGATAATGCTCGGCTCGCTGAGGAAGGTTCCAATGGAGCTCAAAATCACCGCCTACGCCTGCCCGAGCTACTTCGGTATGGGGGCGGCGCTCTACGTGAGACCCTGA
- a CDS encoding alanyl-tRNA editing protein has product MEPVEVRAHTALHVVKGAVVKVLGEGAKWTASVYVGGNHGRLTVKFDRKLTPEEVAEIERLANKKVKENVPIHIYELPRNEAEKRFGEDMYDLFPILPEVKTLKVAVIEDWNVNACKEEHTATTGEIGRIKIRKVRFRKSKELLEISFDVL; this is encoded by the coding sequence ATGGAGCCAGTTGAGGTTAGAGCTCACACTGCCCTCCACGTGGTCAAGGGTGCGGTCGTTAAAGTTCTTGGCGAGGGTGCTAAGTGGACGGCGAGCGTTTATGTTGGTGGGAACCATGGAAGGTTAACCGTCAAGTTCGACAGGAAACTAACTCCCGAGGAAGTAGCAGAGATTGAGCGCCTCGCCAACAAGAAGGTAAAAGAAAACGTTCCAATTCACATCTATGAGCTTCCGAGGAATGAGGCCGAAAAAAGATTTGGTGAGGATATGTACGACCTCTTTCCGATACTGCCGGAGGTCAAAACGCTCAAGGTTGCCGTCATCGAGGACTGGAACGTAAATGCTTGCAAGGAGGAACACACGGCAACGACGGGCGAAATAGGGAGGATAAAGATAAGGAAGGTTCGCTTTAGGAAGAGCAAGGAGCTTTTGGAGATAAGCTTTGATGTGCTCTGA
- a CDS encoding cyclic 2,3-diphosphoglycerate synthase: protein MAEKKRKRVLILGAAGRDFHNFNVFFRDNPEYEVVAFTATQIPDIEGRLYPPELAGELYPNGIPIWSEDDLEKIIKEHNIDIVVFAYSDVSHEHVMHLASRAHSAGADFWLLGPKSTMLKSSKPVIAVTAVRTGCGKSQTSRKVAQILQEMGYKVVAIRHPMPYGDLRKQVVQRFASYEDLDKHECTIEEREEYEPYIDRGMVVYAGVDYEKILREAEKEADIILWDGGNNDFPFYEPDLWIVVTDPHRPGHELKYHPGETNFRAADVIIINKIDTANRDDIQKVRESIEKVNPNAIVIDGASPLYVDKPELIKGKRVLVVEDGPTLTHGGMKYGAGYIAAKKYGAAEIVDPRPYAVGSIVDTYKKYSHLDVILPAMGYGAKQIKELEETINRADADVVIMGTPIDLRRVMKLNKPAVRVRYELEEIGEPKLKDVLKEFVEKCEKLKK, encoded by the coding sequence ATGGCTGAAAAGAAGAGAAAAAGGGTACTCATTCTCGGTGCCGCCGGAAGGGACTTCCACAACTTCAACGTCTTCTTCAGGGACAACCCCGAGTACGAAGTCGTTGCTTTCACCGCAACCCAGATTCCCGACATAGAGGGTAGACTCTACCCACCCGAGCTTGCCGGCGAGCTCTACCCGAACGGAATACCGATATGGAGCGAGGACGACCTTGAGAAGATAATCAAGGAGCACAACATTGATATCGTTGTCTTCGCCTACTCAGACGTCTCCCACGAGCACGTCATGCATCTAGCCTCTCGCGCTCACTCCGCTGGCGCCGACTTCTGGCTCCTCGGTCCAAAGAGCACCATGCTCAAGTCCAGCAAGCCGGTCATAGCGGTTACCGCCGTCAGAACCGGCTGTGGAAAGAGCCAGACCAGCAGAAAGGTTGCCCAAATACTTCAGGAGATGGGATACAAGGTCGTCGCTATAAGACACCCGATGCCCTACGGCGACCTTAGGAAGCAGGTCGTCCAGCGCTTCGCCAGCTACGAGGACCTCGACAAGCACGAGTGCACCATCGAGGAGAGGGAAGAGTACGAGCCATACATCGACAGGGGCATGGTTGTCTACGCAGGTGTTGATTACGAGAAGATACTCCGCGAGGCCGAGAAGGAGGCCGACATAATCCTCTGGGACGGCGGAAACAACGACTTCCCGTTCTACGAGCCAGACCTCTGGATAGTCGTCACCGACCCGCACAGGCCCGGCCACGAGCTCAAGTACCACCCAGGTGAGACCAACTTCAGGGCCGCTGACGTCATAATCATCAACAAGATAGACACCGCCAACAGGGACGACATCCAGAAGGTCAGAGAGAGCATTGAGAAGGTTAACCCGAACGCCATCGTCATCGATGGAGCTTCACCCCTCTACGTGGACAAGCCGGAGCTCATCAAGGGCAAGCGCGTTCTCGTCGTTGAGGACGGTCCGACCCTCACCCACGGCGGCATGAAGTACGGTGCCGGTTACATCGCCGCCAAGAAGTACGGCGCGGCCGAGATAGTCGACCCGAGGCCCTACGCCGTCGGTTCAATCGTTGACACCTACAAGAAGTACAGCCACCTTGACGTTATCCTGCCGGCCATGGGCTACGGTGCCAAGCAGATCAAGGAGCTCGAGGAGACCATCAACAGGGCCGATGCTGACGTCGTCATCATGGGTACCCCCATCGACCTCCGCCGCGTCATGAAGCTCAACAAGCCGGCCGTCAGGGTCAGGTACGAGCTTGAGGAGATCGGCGAGCCGAAGCTCAAGGATGTTCTCAAGGAGTTCGTCGAGAAGTGCGAGAAGCTCAAGAAGTGA
- a CDS encoding PLDc N-terminal domain-containing protein has protein sequence MIGSGIFFALWGFGWILGILGLVAIVWVIYDVLVNQKRMPDVEKVVWIIVALFLGIIGAIIYYVIVKSSHKYEEPREESP, from the coding sequence ATGATAGGATCAGGAATATTTTTTGCACTATGGGGATTTGGATGGATTTTGGGCATTTTAGGCCTTGTCGCGATTGTGTGGGTGATCTACGACGTGCTGGTTAACCAGAAACGTATGCCCGACGTTGAGAAGGTTGTATGGATCATTGTAGCACTCTTCCTCGGAATAATAGGCGCGATAATCTACTACGTTATCGTTAAGTCCAGCCACAAGTACGAGGAGCCGAGGGAGGAAAGTCCATAA
- a CDS encoding secondary thiamine-phosphate synthase enzyme YjbQ: MKVVKKELRFSTKGEIDLIDITHDVERIVEESGIKNGQVLVFVPGATGAIVTIEHESGLLEDFRRALRELVPKGKDYLHDRIDDNAHSHLRATLLGASECFPVADGRLLRGTWQQIFFVELDVRPRRRRVIVQVLGE; this comes from the coding sequence ATGAAGGTCGTTAAGAAAGAGCTCCGTTTCTCAACGAAGGGTGAAATTGATCTCATTGACATAACTCATGATGTCGAGAGAATTGTCGAGGAGTCAGGAATAAAGAACGGCCAGGTTCTTGTCTTTGTTCCTGGTGCAACTGGGGCAATAGTGACGATAGAGCACGAGTCAGGTCTCTTGGAGGACTTCAGGAGGGCCCTGAGGGAGCTGGTACCCAAAGGTAAAGACTACCTCCATGACAGAATCGACGACAACGCTCACTCTCACCTGAGGGCAACCCTGCTCGGCGCGAGCGAGTGCTTCCCCGTCGCTGACGGCAGGCTCCTCCGGGGAACGTGGCAGCAAATATTTTTCGTTGAGCTCGACGTGAGGCCAAGGAGGAGAAGGGTGATAGTTCAGGTCTTGGGTGAGTGA
- a CDS encoding VanZ family protein, translated as MRRKLLAFYILLLIFLNLTPRIPSAPVENGDKLAHFAEFLILGFLGWPLWRYLTPLPFLLEFLQLFVPGRTFSPYDMAANLIGFALGVLFGWWYEGR; from the coding sequence TTGAGGCGAAAACTCCTTGCTTTTTATATACTTCTGCTCATCTTCCTCAATCTAACCCCTAGGATTCCTTCCGCTCCGGTTGAAAATGGCGACAAGCTCGCACACTTTGCCGAGTTCCTAATTCTAGGTTTTCTGGGCTGGCCCCTCTGGCGTTACCTCACTCCCCTGCCATTTCTCCTTGAGTTTCTCCAGCTATTCGTCCCGGGCAGGACTTTCTCGCCCTACGACATGGCCGCAAACCTAATAGGCTTTGCCCTTGGAGTTCTCTTTGGGTGGTGGTATGAAGGTCGTTAA
- a CDS encoding thiamine-phosphate synthase family protein, which produces MRTPSLYIAEELMPFLRAKIAESLYKSGMKQVQIAEYLGITQAMVSKYLASKYKVPPKEVAGELEKLASEVSKLILFGGSREDAIVLTSRRLFELFQNGLLCRFYAEYAGVSEESCRSLFSAQPARGEILEMLSLALNELLRDETFPSLIPEVRSNFAYALPNPRGSEDVAAIPGRITSVKGKAFALPPEFGASSFTAGILVELGKIRPEIRSVLNIRYGEDVENALKKAGFKVARVKTGGLSEDEAVKRIAAVFKDGVYEAVIDEGGFGVEPVVYFFGKDPVEVVEKLKRLVGLL; this is translated from the coding sequence ATGAGGACGCCGAGCCTCTATATTGCCGAGGAACTCATGCCGTTCCTCAGGGCCAAGATAGCTGAAAGCCTGTACAAAAGCGGCATGAAGCAGGTTCAGATTGCCGAGTACCTCGGTATAACTCAGGCGATGGTGAGCAAGTATCTTGCCAGTAAGTACAAAGTCCCGCCAAAGGAAGTCGCGGGCGAGCTTGAAAAGCTGGCCTCAGAAGTGTCAAAGCTCATACTCTTCGGGGGAAGCAGAGAAGACGCCATAGTTCTCACCTCCCGCAGGCTCTTCGAGCTCTTCCAGAATGGCCTTCTGTGCAGGTTCTATGCTGAGTATGCAGGAGTAAGTGAGGAATCCTGCCGCTCGCTCTTCTCGGCCCAGCCCGCTAGGGGAGAAATCCTTGAAATGCTCAGTCTGGCCCTCAACGAATTGCTTAGAGATGAGACGTTCCCCTCGCTGATTCCTGAGGTTAGGAGCAACTTCGCCTATGCTCTTCCCAACCCAAGAGGCTCGGAGGACGTTGCTGCTATCCCGGGTAGGATAACCTCCGTCAAAGGGAAAGCCTTCGCACTGCCCCCAGAGTTCGGTGCAAGCAGCTTTACAGCCGGGATACTCGTTGAACTTGGAAAAATACGGCCTGAAATCAGGAGCGTCCTGAACATAAGGTACGGTGAGGATGTGGAGAATGCCCTCAAAAAGGCTGGCTTTAAGGTTGCAAGGGTTAAAACCGGTGGACTGAGTGAGGATGAGGCTGTTAAGAGGATCGCAGCGGTTTTCAAGGATGGAGTCTACGAGGCTGTCATCGACGAGGGTGGCTTCGGTGTCGAGCCCGTCGTTTACTTCTTCGGGAAAGACCCCGTCGAGGTTGTAGAGAAGCTCAAAAGGCTGGTGGGACTCCTTTGA
- the pyrB gene encoding aspartate carbamoyltransferase translates to MEWKGRDVISVRDFSKEDIEFVLKIAERLEERLNKKGHLEYARGKILATLFFEPSTRTRLSFESAMHRLGGSVIGFSSAASTSVKKGESLADTIKTVEQYSDVIVIRHPMEGAARLAAEVAEIPVINAGDGSNQHPTQTLLDLYTIKRAFGRIDGLRIGLLGDLKYGRTVHSLAEALAFYDVELYLISPELLRMPKHIVEELREKGVKVHETTDLEGTVPELDVLYVTRIQRERFPDEQEYLKVKGSYQVNCAVLKNAKESLKIMHPLPRVDEIHPEVDRTPHALYFRQVFSGVPVRMALLGLTLGVLEG, encoded by the coding sequence ATGGAATGGAAAGGGCGCGACGTGATAAGCGTTAGGGACTTCTCCAAGGAAGACATCGAGTTTGTTTTGAAGATTGCCGAAAGGCTTGAAGAGAGACTTAACAAGAAAGGCCATCTTGAGTACGCGAGGGGCAAGATTTTAGCCACGCTCTTCTTCGAGCCATCGACGAGGACGAGGCTGAGCTTCGAGAGCGCAATGCATCGCCTCGGAGGCTCTGTGATAGGATTCTCCTCCGCGGCAAGCACGAGCGTCAAAAAGGGAGAGAGTTTAGCCGACACCATAAAAACAGTTGAGCAGTACAGCGACGTAATAGTTATACGCCACCCGATGGAGGGTGCGGCAAGACTCGCCGCCGAAGTGGCTGAAATCCCCGTCATCAATGCCGGCGATGGAAGCAACCAGCACCCCACGCAGACTCTCCTCGACCTCTACACTATAAAGCGCGCCTTCGGGAGGATAGACGGCCTCAGAATAGGCCTTCTCGGTGATTTGAAGTACGGGAGAACAGTGCATAGTCTGGCGGAGGCTTTAGCTTTCTACGACGTCGAGCTTTACCTCATCTCACCGGAACTCCTCAGAATGCCCAAGCATATAGTCGAGGAGCTACGCGAGAAGGGCGTTAAGGTCCATGAGACGACAGACCTAGAGGGAACGGTTCCCGAGCTGGACGTCCTATACGTGACGAGGATCCAGAGGGAGCGCTTCCCCGACGAACAGGAGTACCTCAAGGTCAAGGGGAGCTATCAGGTGAACTGCGCCGTTCTGAAGAACGCAAAGGAGAGCCTCAAGATAATGCACCCGCTCCCAAGGGTCGACGAGATACATCCAGAGGTTGACAGGACACCCCACGCCCTCTACTTCCGCCAGGTCTTCTCGGGCGTTCCGGTTAGAATGGCTTTGCTCGGACTCACTCTTGGAGTTCTGGAGGGATAA